TTAGGTTCATCGCCGTGCCCTCTGAAACGCCAACTTCCCTGGCCACCTGGAGCATCGTGTAGGACGACCTTCCTATTGATGTTGGCCCCGAAACAAGCCCGGAGTAGAGCAGAAGGTTCCTTCCGTCGGGTGTTCTTACCCAAACGCTCACATCACCGCTCCAGTTGGCGGGAGGGACTATTAGGATGTCCCTTGGAGGAAGCGAGTAGTGGAAGTAGTAATGGTAACTGTTGCCATCTCCCGGCATATCTCCAGTGGGGGGCAGGTTCTTTCCAAAGAGGTTAACCCACGCGGGCGGGGCGAACTTCGGGTTTCCGTCCCAGTACGTTGCGTAGTACCAGTTCTCAATGTCTCTCGGGTTTACCAGGAATGGAGAAATCCCTGCCAAGAGCAGGTACGCGACCAGTATTACGCCCCCCGCTTTTAGCTTCCAGCTCATGTTCTCACCCTCGGGTCAAGGTAGACGTAGAGCAGGTCGGCGAGCAGGGAGTTGATGTAGTAGAGCAGTATCATGAAGAAGCCGACCGCGAATATCGCCTGAGGATAGTAGTAATAATCGACGCCATGGGGTGGCTTGTTAATGGCCTTGAAGGAGTTCAGGAGGACGTAGCCGAGGCCGGGGACGTCGAAGACCACCTCGACGACGAGGACGCTCATCAGGATGTCCATGAAGTTGTAGGTGGTGTAGGTCAGGAAGCTCGGAAAGACCACGCGCAGGAGCTTTTTCCGGATTCTGCCTTCTGGAAGGCCCCTCGCCCTGTCGTAAGTTATGTAATCGCTCTTCCTCTCACCAACGACGATGTTCCTGAGGGTGTATGCGTACTCCCATATCGAGGCAAGGACCATCGTTATCGCCGGCAGGAGAAACCCGACGATGTACGCGCTTGCCTTTCCCATGGTGTCCGTTACCGCGAGCTGAACCCTCATCGTGAAATCAGGAACGATTGAGAACCTCCATGCAAGGAGGAAGACGAGAGCCCCAATGAACCACACCGGCACGGCGGAGAAGAGCTGGGCAAGCGTGGAAACGAGTGTATCAAGCTTTCCCCCGTTGTAGCCGGCCTTTAGACCGAGGTAGGTGCCGAGCCCGATGACGGTGAGCTCGACGATGAGAAGGATTACCACGGTGTTCCTGAGGTAGTACCATATCGAGTGGCTGAAACCGCCTCCAAGCAGTCCCCGTCCGCTTTTTCCGAAAATCGAGAAGGCCGTCCTCGCGTAGTACTCAAGGGTCCCCGTGAATGTCGGTTTGATATTGAGTTGCTTGTAGGTCAGATACCAGGCGTACTCCGTCTCGTTCATCCCAAGCTTCTGCATCTCCGCTTCGAACCTCGCCTTCTCCTCTTGGATGAATCTGAGGTTGCTGACGAACCTATCCTTCATCTGGTACTTCGTGACGCTCCACTGGGCGGTGGTGACAAGCGTTAGAAAAATGATTGTTGCAATGACGAACAGACCTGTGTTTCTGAGTATAACTCGCCACGCCTGCCCTTTTCTTCCCATAATTTGCACCGTATCCTCTACCACTAAAAGATTAAAAATTTTCTGTGTTATAAGTTGAACTCGTCTTTCTTAAGTCCGAGTTTCCGCAGTACGAGTTCCCACTGCTCCTTCGGTACAGCTGGCTTTTGGAGTTCCCTCTCGGCTCTCTCCCTGCTCATGAGGCCGTAGCGGACGAGGGCAGATATCCTTCTGTGCTCGAAGCTGTGTCCGTGCTTCTCCCAGTAGAGTTCCAAAGCCGGCCCGAGAACGAGGCAGTTGGTTGTGTAACCGGGCAACTCTGGAAACTCGAAGGGGAGCTTTTTCAGTATCTCAAAGCGCTCCTCCTCGGTCATCATCGAGAGTAGCCTTATCTGAACGACCCCACCGCTCATGAGCCTGTACGGGTGGTGGCCAAAGGGCAGTTCATGGCCCGTGATGATGTATCGATAGCCGTTTTTAATCGCGTATTTCCTCAGCTTCTCCATAGTCCTCTTCGAGCAGGCCCTGCACGGACTCTGGCCCTTCAGCAGGGCGTTTCTGAATATATCGGAGTAATCGTAGCGCAGAACCCTGAAGGGGGCCCCGAGGTGCTCGGCTATTCGCTTCGCGTTCTCTATGGCCTCTTCCGCCATTAGCCCGTGGTCTATCATCACAGCCTCAAGTTCCGGGATTTTGTAGACCTCCTTTGCTAAGTAGAGCGCCACCACGCTGTCCTTTCCGCCGGAGTAGGCAACTATCGCCCTGTCCACGTCCTTCATGAGCTCCTCAAGTTCCTTCCTGACTTTCTCCCTGTCAACTGGATGCCTTAGATAAACCTGGCATTCACGGCATATCGGTTTTCCATCGATTATGTCTATCCTCGACGTTCTCTCATCGTTGACGCATAGTGAGCACTTCAGCATGGCAAAAGAAACGAAGGGCCCTTTAAATCATTTTTTGAAGCGCGATGCCAGCGAGTCCTTCTTGGACTTTACGAGTTCCACCGTTTCTCCGGTCTTCTTGGCGGTCTTCTTGCCAGCGAAGAACAGCACGAGGGCAACCTGGTCCCTGAGGAGGATTCCCCTGTTGTTCCTTGCAATTAACCAGGAGAACGCGAACCCGAAGACAAGGCCGAGGAACCACAGCTTGAGTATGAACGCTCCGGCGGGGCCCTTCGAAGTTGACACCGCTGAAAGTGCCTTGTATGCGAGTGCAAAGGCGAGTATGAACGTCCCCTCGAGGAGCAGACCGAGTCTCGTAACCTTGGCGATGCTTCTCAGCACCCTGCCCTCAGTGTCCTCAAGGAGCTTTCCGTCGTGGTGGCTGTAAACGAGAAGCTTCGCAACTCCGGCTCCGCTCCTGAACGCCAGAAACGCGAAGAGCATTGCCAGATAGTCCCATCTGACCTTCCAAGCGCCGTAGAGTCCAACCGCAATCCAAATCGGCGTGAAGAGCCGTTCGAGTGTTTTCTTTTCGTTTTCGGGAAGGTCAACTCGAAGGGCCCTTCGGAACAGCTTTCCGGTTACCCTTTTCATTAACCTCGTGAAAGAGAGCCATAGGTTTACACCCAGGAACGCCAGCAGGAGAAATAAGGATACTATGCTTTGAGCTTCCACGGTTTCCACCCTGTATATTTTGTCCAGTTCAGGTTTTAGGCCTTTCGAGGAACCTTGCCTCGACGAACCTGCCAAGGTCTATGAAGGCGTAGGCTATTAATCCGAGGGACAGGCCGAGAGGGACTATCTCCCACCAGTAGGGAACGTACTTCGTTATTCCTCCCATCAGGGGCGTGCTCATAATGGTGCCCCAGTTGAACCCGGGAATGACGTTAAAGAACCCGAGGAGGGTGATGAAGGCTATTATCCCTGGCACGGAAATTGCGAACAGGTAAATCACATAGGGAAGCAGAACCGGAAGAACGTGAAGCCTCAGTATTTGGAGGGCGCTTGCCCCCATTGCCCTGCTCGACTCTATGTAGTCTTTCCTCAGCTCTTCCTCGACTATCGAGCGGATTTCCCTTGAGGACGTTCCTATGAATATCAGCGCCACTATCAGGGCCATCAGGTACGGGTTGACCTGTATGATGATGGTCATTGGGTTTGGACCGGATTTAACCCGGCCAAGAATCGCCACAAGGAGAACCGCGAGGGAGAGGGACGGAACTGACGTCAGAACCTTTGAGAAGGCGTTGATAACAGACCCAAAACGGGTGGAGAGGACGCTTAGTGAACCTACAGCAAGGGCCAGAACCGCCAAGATACTCGCCCCGATTATGGAAATCGTTATCGTCTCCCGTGCACCGTAGGCATAGCCAGTCCAGATGTCCCTTCCGTAGAAGTCCGTTCCCATCCTGCCGTAGCTCATCCCGAGAATTCTGACCCTCGGCTCATCGCCGGGTTCGAGCTTTCCAAAGGTTCCTGTTATAACTATCGTGTAGGTGCCCTTCATGGGCTTGAAGTGAAACACGCAGTCGGTTCCGGGTTCTGCAAAAATGGCCCTGAGCGGGTTGTGGAAGAGGAGCTGGGACCAGGTGGGCTTCGGATTGCACTTCTCCTCCGCGATATTCATTATAGATGAGCTGAGGGTGCCGAGGTTGAGTGAATTTGGGATTATCCCGTTCCAGAGCGGGTACTCCTTTCCTCTGGGGTCAATGATGGTTACCCTGAGGTCCCGCGTGAGGTTGGGGATAACGAGGATGCCCTGGGGTACTTCCTTGTAATGGAACTCGTAGCGATACACAAAACTCCCGTTGATGTAAGTCCCGTGGAGCCATTCCGTCCTGGGGAGCCCCGTTAGTTCCCCGTACCACTCCGGCGGGACACCTGTTGGGTTGTATTTCCAATACGTGATGTTGTTCCAGTTCTGGATGCCCTCCCTCACGACCATGTGGGGCCCCACCAGAGCGAAACCCACGAAGAAAACGATTATAGCGATTGAGAGCTTACGCATCCCGCCTCACCCTCGGGTCGAGCTTTAGATACAGGCTCTCGAATATCGAGGCGTTCATGAAGTACATGGCTGACATGACGAGACTCGCGAAGAAGAACATGTCCCCAAATCCACTATGAATCAGCATGCCAACGCCAATCAGAAACGTCATTCCGATTCCCGGGACATTGAAGAGCACCTCAACGGCCATGTCGTTCATGAGCAGATTCAGGAAGCTGTAGCTTGTGAAGGTTAGAAAGCTTGGAAGGACAACCCGAAGGAGCTTGCGTTCTATCCTGTCGTCTGGAAGGCCCTTCAGCACGTCTGTCAGAATGTAGTCCTCGTTCTTTGCCCTCACCACGAGGTTCCTGACGTTCATAGCGTAAACCGGGACGTTTACCAGGGTTAAGGTGATAATCGGCAGGGCGAGACCCTTTAGATGGGTGAGAACCGTTACGTTGCCCTCGACACTTGCCCTGTGGATGTAGTCGATGTAGCTCAGGGGAAAAACGCTGAGTTTCCACCAGAAGACCCAGAGGAGTGCAACTGCCCAGAACCAGCCGGGGATTGCGGAGAACGCGGGTCCGAGGAACTGAAGGATTCTATCGGAGCGCCCTCCCCTGTAACCTGCCCTAAGGCCCCATACGACACCGATGATAAAGATAAGCAGGAGCGAAATCGATAGGATTGTCAGGGTCAGGAGTATGGCCCTACCGGGCGTTGTTCCCACGACCGATACGAATGTTTCGTGGGGAGATGGAATTATTATAGTGCTTGTAGTGTTGCCGTGCTGTATCGTGATTACCCTGTTCCCCTCGTTCTTGAAGATGTCGAGCGAGTACTTCAGCTGACTCTTTAGCAACTCTGGGAACTTGAGGAGGTTCATTTCATTGCTCACGGACGCGTTGCCACAGGATACCTCCGCTGAGGCTGTGAGGATGGAGAGTATCACAATAACAGTTGTGAATATCGCCAACTCTTGAAGGATAACCTTGATTATTTTTGGGCTCATCACCAAAATTACAAATGTAGTTAATAAAAAAGTTGCGGTTTTAATCCTTCCGCTCCCTCTTCACAACCGGTGCTACCTCTCTCGCGACCCTCTTGACGCTGAAGAGCGTGAGCGCGTCCATCCTCTTGAGCTGGGCTAAAAGGCAACCGCTTATTCTGACGTCTATGTACTTCTTCGCCTCCATCGCGGTTTTGAGGAGCTCCCGCATGCTCTCCGCCCTCTCGAAGTCGAGACCCGCTTTCTTTAGTCTTTCCACGTTGAGCTCGTGAACCGTCAACGGCTGTAGGTGCATCTCGTCTATTCCAAGCGAAGATGCCAGCTCGGCTATCCTCGGTATGTCCTCGTCGTTTATCCCGGGCATGAATATTGTTCTCACAACCGAGCGGACGCTCTTATCGCTCCCGACTATCCTCAGCGCGTTGACGACGGCATCGAAGGTGTCGGCGTTCGTAATTTTGAGGTGCTTTTCGCGCGTCGAGGCGTCGAGGCTTATCATCACCATATCGAAGTCCAGCTTGCTCCACAGTTCCTCGGTGAGGAGCGAGCCGTTCGTCTGCAGGTCGAGCCTCGCCTCCGGAAACCTCTCGCGGAGCATTCTGTTGACCTCCACTATCCGTTTGCTCAGCAGTGGTTCCCCGTACTGCGAAACGGTTATCGCCTTCGGGTTCTCCCAGCCATAGTAGCCCGGTTTTGGCGCCTTTCCGAGCTTCACCGCGACGTTCGAGTAGCAGAAGATGCAGTCGTGATTGCACGCTGGAGTAAGCTCGTAGCTCGGGTGGTGAACGGGGTTCGGATTGCTCAAATCGAGGCCCTGGCAGTATTGACAGTGACTCGGGTGGAGCATATCGTCAACGAACTTCTTTAGAAGCCTCGCCTCTTCGTTCTCCAAAACCTGGGGCTCGACGCCCATCTTCCTCGCGAACTCCTCCCAGCTGTACCTCATCCTCTCACCGGCCGGAGCGGAGAAAAGGGGCTTAAAAAGGTGATTGGTCAGAGAAGTCCCCTGAGCTGAACCCCCTCGAAGACCGGGCCGTCCCTGCACACCAGGTATTTTCCGAGGTTGCAGGAACCGCAGACGCCGATTCCGCACTTCATGTAGCGTTCCGCCGAGACCTGGACGTTTTCGTAGTCCATGACCTTGAGCACAGCTTTCAGCATCGGCTCCGGACCGCAGGCGTAAACGCCGTCGAACTCTTCCTTTCTCTCCGCTAAGACGTCCGTTGGGAAGCCCTTTCTACCTGCAGAGCCATCGTCTGTGGTGATTACAACTTCGTCCACGTAGTTTTCAATGTCGAGTAGCGCCAACTCTTCCTTCGAGCGGGCGCCGTAGATTAGGGTTATCCTCTCGAACTCATTTCTCCAGGCCTTTGCAAGTGCGTAGAGCGGTGGAATCCCGATTCCTCCAGCGACGAGCGCTACCCTTCTCCACTTCCTCTCGAAGCCCCTCCCGTAGGGCCCGCGAACCCAGAGCCTTTGGCCTTCCTCCAGCTCGAAGAGCTTTGAGGTGAAGGGCCCGACGCGCTTGACGACGAGCAGGTCCTTCCACGCCAGACTGAAGGGCTTCTCGCCGACTCCGGGAAGCCAGACCATGACGAACTGCCCCGGCGTGAAGTCGAACCCCTTCGAGAGCCTGAAGGCCCTGACGTCCTTCGCAACCTCCCAGGTTTCCCTCAGCTCAACCACGCTGTACATCCAAACGAACCCCCTCCGGCTTTCCTACGATTTCATCTTCCTCCATAACGACCCTTCCGCGGAGAATCGTCATTACAACCTTCCCCTTCAGCTTTTTTCCCTCCCATGGGCTCCATTTAGCTTTGGTGTAGAACTCCCCCGGTTTGACCGTCCACTCCCGCTTAAGGTCAACGACCGTAAAGGTCGCATCATTTCCGACGGCGAGGTCCCTGCCCAGGATTCCGAAGACCTTAACCGGGTTGTTGTGCATCTTCTCCACGATGTCAAAGATGCTAATCATCCCCCTGTTCACCGCATCGAGGAGGAGCGCAACCTCTGTCTCGAGCCCCGGGATTCCTGCCGAGCCGTTTCTCTTGTCCTCGAGCGTGTGGGGTGCGTGGTCGCTCGCTATTATCGGAATCCGCGAGAAGTTCTCCCAGAGCGCTTTAACGTGCTCCTCCGTCCTCAGCGGGGGGTAGACCTTGAGGAGCGGGTTCCTCTCGTAATCCTTTTTCGTTAGGAACAGGTGGTGAGGAGTGACCTCGAAGCTCACCCAGGGGAGGTTTTTCCGGAGTATGGCTTCAATTCCCCCTTTCGTTGAGACGTGGCAGATGTTGAGGGGCTTTTTGAGTCTCTCGGCGCTTTCAAGGGCCCGCTTTACGGCAACTTCTTCGACCTCGGGTGGCCTCTCGGGCTTCTCCTGAATTAGCCCAGCATCTTCCGCGTGGACGCTCAGAATGCCTGGTGAGCAGGAATAATCCCTCTCAAAGTTCTCCGAGTAAATTCCACCCGTCGATGCTCCCATGAAGGCCTTGTAGAAGTCTGCCCGGGCTTTTTCGGCCTCTTCACAGTTGTTCCTTATCAGAAAGCCGAGGGCGTAGTCGGCGTAGGCCTTCCTTCTGAAGAGCTCAAGGCGCTTCTCGAAGGTCTTGGAGTCCATAACGGGTGGCTTCGTGTTGGGCATGTCAAAAACGGCCGTGATTCCCCCGTGTATGGCCGATTTCGTTCCGCTTTCAATTGTTTCTTTGTTCCCCTGCTCGAAGTCCCTGAGATGAACGTGAGTGTCTATTAAACCTGGTAGAATGAGGTACTGGGACAGGTTGATTCGCCTTTCACCGGGGATTTCACCGGTTTTTATGGCGGATATCCGCCCCTCATCGATTCCCACACTGCCGGTGATGACCTTTCCACCCACTACTAACTTGCCGACCAAAACGAGCTCGTGCATTGAAGCCCGCACGGGGTTTTTCTGACCGGGGTTTTAAGATTTTTGATTCTGAAATCGGGTGCAGATACTTTTTCCGGGTTTCTATAGTCCTGATAATTGGCCAAACTTTTATTTGCTCGTAATTAATCCCCTAATCCTGTAAACTTGGGTGTTCTGTATCGCATAGTTTAGTTCGTGCCTGAGATTTCGGTTGATTTTGGATAGCTCCATTGTCCTCTGAGTTGCATTCTCGTTCCTTTTACAATAACGTAACCCTTAAATAGGGCTCGAATGTATAGCTTCATGCCATTATACGCCGTATGTGGCAACGTTGCCAAAAAGTGAAGGAGGCAGTGGAGTATGAATAGGAAAGCCCTAAGCCTGTTCGTTATGGGCTTGATGTTGTTTAGCGTTTTCTTGGTTGCCAAGCCAGCGAGCGCCCAGAGCGTCCAGGGAGACAAGCTTAAAATCGTGTACCTTGCCGCTCAGGGCAGTCTCTTCATGGGTGTCTTCAACCCGTCCCCGAGCGGAATGACCGACGTCTACACCAACCGCATCTGGTACTTCCTCAACGACCCGATGGTTGTAATGGGTCCGGACGCCCAGAGGCACGACTACAGGTGCCAGCTCGTTGACGTCAAGTACAACGTTCAGGTTCCTGAGGACGCAGTTATCTGGAACGGAACCCAGAAGCAGTGGGTTAGCCCCTACGCTGGCGAGACCGCCAAGAGTGCCATAACCTGGAAGTGCGGTCTCGGAACCTGGGTTGACGGCCAGAAGATAACCCTCGCCGACTACCTCTTCGACTACGCCATGACCTGGGAGTGGGCCTATCAGAACGGCAAGGACGACAAGTACTACGACGAGCAGTGGGGCAACAACCTCCAGGGAACCCTTAAGAACATAATGGGTCTCAAGGTTGACAAGGTCACCGACGACTACATCGAGTACACCGTCTACCAGGACTACGTCGTCCCGTACAGCAAGTGGGCCACCGCCCTTAACTTCGGTGTCAAGCCGAGCGTTCCGTGGGAGCTCTACAACGTTATGAGCGAGATGGTTGCCAACGGTGTTGAGGACAAGGCCTTCTCCTGGAGCGAGCAGCCGCAGAACGGTTACCAGATTGATATGATTGACCCGGACCAGATGAAGTACTTCAAGGCCGAGGCTCAGGCCATCCTCAACAGCGGAAAGCTCATCCCCGTCTGGCTCGAGACCGTTAAGCCGGTTCTCCAGAAGTGGGGCATCACCGAGGACCAGGCTGGACTCACCACCGACATGGCCAAGAAGGGTTATGAGGCCGTTATCAGCTGGATTGACAAGTACAACAACGCCATAATCGGCGACGGTCCGTACTACGTTGAGAAGTACGACCCGAAGGCCATGACCGTTGTTCTTAAGGTCGCCGACAACAAGAGGATTGGTTATCCGGGTGAGGTTAACGGTAAGAAGCTTCCGTGGGACCCGTACTGGAAGGAAATCGACATCTACGGAAGCCTTAACGACGACACCGCCATCCTCGCCGTTGCCAAGGGCGAGTACGACCTCTACTGGTACGCCAGGCCGTACAACAAGCTCGCCAAGGCCCTCCAGGAGTACGGTAACAACCTCAACCCGATTAAGACCATAGCCGTTTGGTGGGCCCTTGACCTCAACCTCGTCGGTGACCCGCAGACCGGTCTCGTCAACTCAAGTGGAACCGAGAAGTTCAACCCGTTTGCGCTCCGTGAGGTTAGGTACGCCATGAACTGGCTCATCAACAGGCAGTACATCGTCAGCCAGATACTCCAGGGAAGCGGTGCTCCGATGTTCGGTCCTGAGGTCAGCGGTCAGGTCGACGCCTACGCCAGGATAATGACCGTTGCCAAGGCTCTCGGCTTCACCCCGCAGGGTGACGAGGCCTACGCAATCAAGATGATTGACGACGCCATGAACAAGGCCGCCCAGAACCTCAAGGCCAAGGGATACACCCTTGAGAAGAAGGACGGCATCTGGTACTTCAACGGCGAGCCTGTTACCGTCAAGGTAATCGCCCGTGTTGAGGACGAGAGGCTTGATGAGGGTAAGTACGTTGCTCAGGTTCTTCAGAAGGCTGGTTTCAAGGTTGACCTCCTCCAGTGGCAGAGGAGCCAGGCCAGCAAGACCGTCTACCTCAGCGACCCGGCCACCCTCCAGTGGAGCGTCTACACTGAGGGTTGGGTCAGCAGTGGAATCCAGGACGTTGCCAGCCTCGCTTGGGACTACTGGTTCTTCGACATCTACGTCGACCCGAACTGGGGTACCGACTACCACAACCCGATAACCGTCGGTGACATGGTCAAGGTCATCGCCGGTGGCGACCTCAACAAGTTCATCCAGGAGCTCAACCTCAAGTACTACAACACCCCGGACAAGCTCAAGCCACTCCTTGACTGGACCGGCTACGACCTCGCCAGCCTCCTCGCCTACGCCAAGTGGACCGGACCGAACAACGACACCATCAGGCTCCAGGACCTCAACCAGTTCTGGGACCTCTACACCCTCGCCTACGCTGTCCACGCCTACAACGCTCCGCGTGTCTACACCGCTGAGACCTGGAACTTCTTCCTCACCAGCAAGAAGATAAAGGTCGAGTTCGTTGACCCGATAAGCGGTGTCGGTAGCTTCATCGCCGCCAGGTCAATCGAGCCGGCCCAGACCCAGACCACTACCACCTCAAGCACCCAGCAGACCACCACTACCAGCAGCAGCCAGCAGCAGACCACTACCACCAGCCAGCCGACCACCAGCACCAGCCAGCCCACCTCAAGCACCTCGAGCACTTCAAGCGGTGGCGGAATCTGTGGTCCGGCCTTCATAGTCGGACTCGCCGTCCTGCCACTCCTCCTCAGGAGGAGGAAGTGATTTCCTTCCCCTCTTTTTCTTGTTCCCTTTGATGAACACCCCTGTTCTCGTGTTCAAAATGTGTACATTTGTGCTCGTTTTGGGGAAAACTATTTAAACTTTAACTGGCACGTAAAAGTTGACTTCATGGAGAGCCAGTAGTATCGTTGCTGGAGGGGATAGAATGGGGATGAGCTTTGGAAAGTACGTGGCGTACCGTCTGGTAAACGCTGTGATAATCCTCTTCCTGGCGGTTCTACTGATGTCCGCCCTCTTCACGAAACTCGCGACAATCCAGTTGACTGACCAGGTAAACTCCGAGGTTCAGCAGTGGGTTAGAAGCTACACCCAGACCCACCACGAGAAGCCCACCGAACAGATGATTGAACAGTACAAGCAGTCCAGGATTCACTACTACCACCTTGACCAGCCGTACTGGAAGCGGACGTGGGAATACGCGATAAATACGTTCACGTTCCATTGGGGTCAATCGTTCCAGAAGGTGTTTGGAACGACGGTCATAGTTGACCAGATTAAGACCGCCCTCGCAAGGACAATACTCCTGTTCACGACGGCTGAAATCCTGGTTATCATAATCGGTCTTGCACTCGGTATCAAGAGCGCCCGCAGTCCAGGAAGCCTGCTCGACAGAACGATATCCATCCTGGCAATGGTCACCACGAGCCTTCCGATGTGGTGGCTTGGAATGCTCATGATACTTATCTTCGTCGTCTACCTCGGCTGGCTACCAATAACCCTGTACTCGCAGGTTGAAGTCTCAGGCTGGACCAACATACTCAAGAAGATGAGCCTCCCGGTTCTCACCATAGTCATAAACCTCTTCGGTGGCTGGGCCTGGACCACAAGAAACATCATGATTGGAACCATGCAGGAAGACTTCATCATGGTTGCGAGGGCCAAGGGTGTTCCGGAGAGGAAGATTATCTACGGCCACGCCCTCAAGGCAGCCGCTCCGCCGATTATCACCATGGTCATCTTCGGTCTCATAGGCTCCCTTGGTGGTGCTATAATCACGGAGATAGTCTTCAACTGGCCGGGAATGGGACGTCTCTACTACGAAGCACTCCAGCTCAACGCAGTTAAGACCATGATGGCACTGAACTACATGTTCGCAATGATGACCGTCTTCTCGATGGTGCTTGCGGACATACTGTACGCGTACCTCGACCCGAGGGTCAGGATTGGTGCCGCTGCCCGCTCGTGAGGTGGTGTAAATGAGATGGGTTGATTTCAAGGACAGCGTCAAGAGGTTTTGGAGCGATTTCAAGCACCAGAAGAGTGGAATGTTCGGATTATTTTTCCTCATAGTCCTCATAGTCCTTGCAATCGCCGCTCCTTACATTACAAGTCCAAACATACCCAAGGAGTGGCAGACCGGAACCGCGTGGATTACCAACCCAAAGAACGCGCCTCCCTCCTGGGAGAACTACTTCACAAGCGAGAAGAGGGCCACTCAGGTTGAGTACACCGAGAAGAACCTGCACATAGTGAAGACCGAGAACGGCAGTTACACGGTTTACAAGATGACGTTCACGTACGATATGAACTATGATGTACCGCCCAAGGACATAGTCATTACCGGACTCAACTCCACCGCCACCAAGCCCCAGGAC
The Thermococcus sp. 21S9 DNA segment above includes these coding regions:
- a CDS encoding ABC transporter permease codes for the protein MGRKGQAWRVILRNTGLFVIATIIFLTLVTTAQWSVTKYQMKDRFVSNLRFIQEEKARFEAEMQKLGMNETEYAWYLTYKQLNIKPTFTGTLEYYARTAFSIFGKSGRGLLGGGFSHSIWYYLRNTVVILLIVELTVIGLGTYLGLKAGYNGGKLDTLVSTLAQLFSAVPVWFIGALVFLLAWRFSIVPDFTMRVQLAVTDTMGKASAYIVGFLLPAITMVLASIWEYAYTLRNIVVGERKSDYITYDRARGLPEGRIRKKLLRVVFPSFLTYTTYNFMDILMSVLVVEVVFDVPGLGYVLLNSFKAINKPPHGVDYYYYPQAIFAVGFFMILLYYINSLLADLLYVYLDPRVRT
- a CDS encoding 7-cyano-7-deazaguanine synthase; this encodes MLKCSLCVNDERTSRIDIIDGKPICRECQVYLRHPVDREKVRKELEELMKDVDRAIVAYSGGKDSVVALYLAKEVYKIPELEAVMIDHGLMAEEAIENAKRIAEHLGAPFRVLRYDYSDIFRNALLKGQSPCRACSKRTMEKLRKYAIKNGYRYIITGHELPFGHHPYRLMSGGVVQIRLLSMMTEEERFEILKKLPFEFPELPGYTTNCLVLGPALELYWEKHGHSFEHRRISALVRYGLMSRERAERELQKPAVPKEQWELVLRKLGLKKDEFNL
- a CDS encoding ABC transporter permease, with protein sequence MRKLSIAIIVFFVGFALVGPHMVVREGIQNWNNITYWKYNPTGVPPEWYGELTGLPRTEWLHGTYINGSFVYRYEFHYKEVPQGILVIPNLTRDLRVTIIDPRGKEYPLWNGIIPNSLNLGTLSSSIMNIAEEKCNPKPTWSQLLFHNPLRAIFAEPGTDCVFHFKPMKGTYTIVITGTFGKLEPGDEPRVRILGMSYGRMGTDFYGRDIWTGYAYGARETITISIIGASILAVLALAVGSLSVLSTRFGSVINAFSKVLTSVPSLSLAVLLVAILGRVKSGPNPMTIIIQVNPYLMALIVALIFIGTSSREIRSIVEEELRKDYIESSRAMGASALQILRLHVLPVLLPYVIYLFAISVPGIIAFITLLGFFNVIPGFNWGTIMSTPLMGGITKYVPYWWEIVPLGLSLGLIAYAFIDLGRFVEARFLERPKT
- a CDS encoding ABC transporter permease encodes the protein MSPKIIKVILQELAIFTTVIVILSILTASAEVSCGNASVSNEMNLLKFPELLKSQLKYSLDIFKNEGNRVITIQHGNTTSTIIIPSPHETFVSVVGTTPGRAILLTLTILSISLLLIFIIGVVWGLRAGYRGGRSDRILQFLGPAFSAIPGWFWAVALLWVFWWKLSVFPLSYIDYIHRASVEGNVTVLTHLKGLALPIITLTLVNVPVYAMNVRNLVVRAKNEDYILTDVLKGLPDDRIERKLLRVVLPSFLTFTSYSFLNLLMNDMAVEVLFNVPGIGMTFLIGVGMLIHSGFGDMFFFASLVMSAMYFMNASIFESLYLKLDPRVRRDA
- a CDS encoding radical SAM protein, with translation MRYSWEEFARKMGVEPQVLENEEARLLKKFVDDMLHPSHCQYCQGLDLSNPNPVHHPSYELTPACNHDCIFCYSNVAVKLGKAPKPGYYGWENPKAITVSQYGEPLLSKRIVEVNRMLRERFPEARLDLQTNGSLLTEELWSKLDFDMVMISLDASTREKHLKITNADTFDAVVNALRIVGSDKSVRSVVRTIFMPGINDEDIPRIAELASSLGIDEMHLQPLTVHELNVERLKKAGLDFERAESMRELLKTAMEAKKYIDVRISGCLLAQLKRMDALTLFSVKRVAREVAPVVKRERKD
- a CDS encoding dihydroorotate dehydrogenase electron transfer subunit, with product MYSVVELRETWEVAKDVRAFRLSKGFDFTPGQFVMVWLPGVGEKPFSLAWKDLLVVKRVGPFTSKLFELEEGQRLWVRGPYGRGFERKWRRVALVAGGIGIPPLYALAKAWRNEFERITLIYGARSKEELALLDIENYVDEVVITTDDGSAGRKGFPTDVLAERKEEFDGVYACGPEPMLKAVLKVMDYENVQVSAERYMKCGIGVCGSCNLGKYLVCRDGPVFEGVQLRGLL
- a CDS encoding dihydroorotase, which gives rise to MHELVLVGKLVVGGKVITGSVGIDEGRISAIKTGEIPGERRINLSQYLILPGLIDTHVHLRDFEQGNKETIESGTKSAIHGGITAVFDMPNTKPPVMDSKTFEKRLELFRRKAYADYALGFLIRNNCEEAEKARADFYKAFMGASTGGIYSENFERDYSCSPGILSVHAEDAGLIQEKPERPPEVEEVAVKRALESAERLKKPLNICHVSTKGGIEAILRKNLPWVSFEVTPHHLFLTKKDYERNPLLKVYPPLRTEEHVKALWENFSRIPIIASDHAPHTLEDKRNGSAGIPGLETEVALLLDAVNRGMISIFDIVEKMHNNPVKVFGILGRDLAVGNDATFTVVDLKREWTVKPGEFYTKAKWSPWEGKKLKGKVVMTILRGRVVMEEDEIVGKPEGVRLDVQRG